The genomic window AATATTTTTGTAATTTATGAAATGAGCTGAACGCTAAAAAATGACACTGTTTGAGCGTAGCGAGTTTGTCATTTTTAGTGAAGCGAGTAAAATAAATAGAAAATATTTTTATAGAGATAAATTTTATTTTTATAACAACTATAAAGAATATACAAAAAAAGATGTTACAAATTAATTATGTAACATCTTTTTTTACTTGGTATTATTAATTATGAATTAAAAACAGCACTGTCATTAATTTTTCCTTTTACAGTTTGGAATTTTTCTAAAAGAGCTTTTGGAGTAAGTTTTTGTTTTTCTTCTCCACTTACATTTAATATTATTTCTCCTTCATGAAGCATTATTATTCTATCTCCATAAGTTATAGCATCTTCTAAGTTATGAGTTATCATTAAAGTTGTTATTTGATTTTTTCTAACTATTTCGTTAGTTTTATCTAGTATTATTTTAGAAGTTTTTGGGTCAAGGGCTGCTGTATGTTCATCTAATAAAAGTAATTTTGGCTTGTTTAAAGTTACCATTAGTAATGCTAGACATTGCCTTTGTCCTCCTGATAACATTCCAACTTCTGTATCCATTTGTTTTTCTATTCCTAAACCTAATTCACTTAAAAGTTGTTCATAGTAAGCTTTTCTTTTTTGATTTAATCCAAATGAGAAATTGAATTTTTTACCTTTGTTGTCTGCCATTGAAAGATTTTCAAATACTGTCATTGAAGGAGCAGTTCCCATTGAAGGGTCTTGGTAAACTTTAGAAATATATGTATTTTTAACATGTAATTCATCTCTTGTTATATCTTTGTCATCAAGAGAAACTGTACCAGCATCAGGTTCTATACTTCCCATTATTAAATTTAAAAGAGTAGATTTTCCAGCTCCATTACTTCCTATAACTGTTATAAATTCTCCTTTGTTTATATCAAGATTTAAACCTTTGAATACTTTTTTTTCTGTTCCTAATTCTGTTAAAAATGTTTTTTCTATTGACCTTAAACTAAGCATGTTTCTTCACTCCTTTTCTATCTTTCAATAATCCATTATTTTTTATTGCTAATATTCCTACAACTATTATTGCTGTAATAAGTTTCAAATCACTTGCATTAAATCCTATTTTTAAAGCTACTGTTATAATCATTCTGTATAATATTGTTCCTACGATAACTATTGTTGTCATTGAGAAAGTTCTTTTATTTCTTATAATACTTTCTCCAATTATTATTGAAGCAAGTCCTGTAACAATTGTTCCTGTTCCCATTCCTACATCTGCAAATCCTTGATATTGAGCATATAGCCCACCAGATAAAGATACAATTGCATTTGATAAGATAAGTCCATAAATTTTTAATTTATTTTTATCAACTCCTAAAGTAACTACTAAATTTTCATTATCTCCTAGAGCTCTTAATACAAATC from Fusobacterium sp. FSA-380-WT-3A includes these protein-coding regions:
- a CDS encoding ABC transporter ATP-binding protein, which codes for MLSLRSIEKTFLTELGTEKKVFKGLNLDINKGEFITVIGSNGAGKSTLLNLIMGSIEPDAGTVSLDDKDITRDELHVKNTYISKVYQDPSMGTAPSMTVFENLSMADNKGKKFNFSFGLNQKRKAYYEQLLSELGLGIEKQMDTEVGMLSGGQRQCLALLMVTLNKPKLLLLDEHTAALDPKTSKIILDKTNEIVRKNQITTLMITHNLEDAITYGDRIIMLHEGEIILNVSGEEKQKLTPKALLEKFQTVKGKINDSAVFNS